A genomic segment from Triticum dicoccoides isolate Atlit2015 ecotype Zavitan chromosome 1A, WEW_v2.0, whole genome shotgun sequence encodes:
- the LOC119280527 gene encoding myb-related protein 308-like: MGRSPCCEKEHTNKGAWTKEEDQRLIAYIRANGEGCWRSLPKAAGLLRCGKSCRLRWMNYLRPDLKRGNFTDEEDELIIRLHSLLGNKWSLIAGQLPGRTDNEIKNYWNTHIKRKLLSRGMDPHTHRPLTAIDGGAASSRPAHIAVPARAAPPTMFALPTKQPPVDSSSSDGSSGATSTGEPRCPDLNLDLSVGPPAADTPTSHPVCLCRHLGLRGGAACSCRQGDSPGSQGGGFRYFRPLEEGQYI, from the exons ATGGGGAGGTCGCCGTGCTGCGAGAAGGAGCACACCAACAAGGGGGCGTGGACCAAGGAGGAGGACCAGCGGCTGATCGCCTACATCAGGGCCAACGGCGAGGGCTGCTGGCGCTCGCTGCCCAAGGCGGCGGGCCTGCTGCGGTGCGGCAAGAGCTGCCGCCTCCGCTGGATGAACTACCTCCGCCCCGACCTCAAGCGCGGCAACTTCACCGACGAGGAAGAcgagctcatcatccgcctccacaGCCTCCTCGGCAACAA GTGGTCGCTGATCGCCGGCCAGCTGCCGGGCCGGACGGACAACGAGATCAAGAACTACTGGAACACGCACATCAAGCGCAAGCTCCTCTCCCGCGGCATGGACCCCCACACGCACCGCCCGCTCACCGCCATCGACGGCGGCGCCGCGTCGTCCCGCCCGGCACACATCGCAGTGCCGGCGAGGGCAGCGCCGCCCACGATGTTCGCCCTGCCAACAAAGCAGCCTCCCGTGGATTCCTCCTCCTCCGACGGCAGCAGCGGCGCGACGAGCACGGGGGAGCCGCGATGCCCCGACCTGAACCTGGACCTGTCGGTAGGCCCGCCGGCGGCCGACACGCCGACCTCGCACCCCGTCTGCCTCTGCCGCCACCTCGGCCTCCGAGgcggggcggcgtgcagctgccGCCAGGGCGACAGCCCGGGCTCCCAGGGGGGCGGGTTCAGATATTTCAGGCCGCTGGAGGAAGGCCAGTACATATGA